A DNA window from Citrobacter tructae contains the following coding sequences:
- a CDS encoding GGDEF domain-containing protein, with amino-acid sequence MKIVQDKLRNRQALLVSGLITLIFTSLFLFIIYEQRMATASDGINRLQSRLMDIFNDNELLSDAIGERYHHISNGERCGDVSRFVPREAGEWGINADRKRVHSASGAIIAKQASQQALCMFTAAEFIRGMVNELNPGTFDAHRYIIAKDAEYFYWFTPADSRNFTFSDSEMALDISNFFYPPVDFYTRLLQKNVKNKALSSTDLYTDKITGDKAYSVVSYIYDLSGEDISDHIVAYLVYDHSKSELQEELASAFEYQVPQGLNVALVNLLNQESLCLAGKCAAISNANVRLLSEKYALHYSISLGRFMVRDPHAGIVILLAPFFFIIISFSLKSWLNESDLKVYIDSLTGCFNRRILDIIKRRDLSHCSVVLLDCNKFKAVNDTWGHAAGDRALQIIANRMLSNTRTSHDLVIRTGGDEFMILLFRSQANDAIAIAERISGQVNNHVFVVDGHTVPLSVSWGIAEVNGQLDVAIQNADSAMYQMKQAKER; translated from the coding sequence GTGAAGATTGTGCAGGATAAGCTCAGAAACAGGCAGGCATTGCTGGTCTCGGGCCTCATTACACTGATATTTACTTCACTGTTTCTGTTTATCATTTACGAACAGCGTATGGCTACCGCGAGTGATGGAATCAATCGTCTACAATCGCGTCTCATGGACATCTTTAACGACAATGAACTGCTCTCAGATGCTATTGGGGAGCGCTATCATCACATCAGTAATGGCGAAAGATGTGGTGATGTATCGCGCTTTGTTCCACGGGAGGCGGGGGAATGGGGAATCAACGCCGACCGAAAGCGGGTACATTCGGCGTCAGGAGCCATTATTGCTAAACAGGCCAGTCAACAGGCCCTGTGTATGTTTACCGCCGCAGAGTTTATTCGCGGCATGGTTAATGAACTTAATCCGGGTACCTTTGACGCACATCGTTATATCATTGCCAAAGACGCTGAGTATTTTTACTGGTTTACGCCAGCCGATTCACGCAATTTTACTTTTTCTGATTCAGAGATGGCTCTGGATATTTCCAACTTTTTTTATCCACCGGTTGATTTCTATACCCGGTTATTGCAAAAAAACGTCAAAAATAAAGCCCTCAGTTCGACCGATCTTTATACCGATAAAATCACTGGTGACAAAGCGTACAGCGTAGTGAGTTATATTTACGATCTGTCGGGTGAGGACATCTCTGATCATATCGTGGCCTATCTGGTCTATGACCATTCGAAATCTGAACTGCAGGAAGAGTTGGCCAGCGCGTTTGAATACCAGGTCCCGCAGGGGCTTAACGTGGCATTGGTTAATTTACTCAATCAAGAGAGTCTCTGTTTAGCCGGTAAATGTGCCGCTATAAGCAACGCCAATGTCAGGTTATTGTCAGAAAAGTATGCGCTGCACTATTCAATTTCATTAGGTCGCTTTATGGTTCGCGATCCCCATGCCGGAATTGTTATTTTGCTGGCGCCATTCTTCTTCATTATTATCAGCTTTTCGCTGAAGTCGTGGTTGAATGAAAGTGACCTCAAAGTGTATATCGATTCCCTGACGGGGTGCTTTAACCGTAGGATCCTCGACATTATTAAACGCCGGGATTTATCTCATTGCTCGGTCGTGCTACTGGATTGTAATAAGTTCAAGGCTGTCAACGACACCTGGGGACACGCGGCTGGGGATCGTGCGCTGCAAATCATTGCCAACAGAATGTTGTCTAATACCCGAACCAGCCATGATCTGGTGATTCGTACCGGTGGGGATGAGTTTATGATCCTGCTGTTTCGCTCTCAGGCGAATGACGCTATCGCCATCGCCGAGCGTATTAGCGGGCAGGTCAACAATCACGTGTTTGTAGTGGATGGTCATACCGTACCGCTGTCGGTGTCGTGGGGAATTGCGGAGGTGAATGGCCAACTGGATGTGGCTATTCAGAATGCG